The region GGTTTGCCGTCCGGTGCGGGGGGATTGGCGGGGATAAGATAATGTGAACTGACGTTTTTATCGGTTAACGTCGCAAGCGACGTGTCAAAATCATCTGCGGTGTAGTGGATCACCAGCACCTTTATTCGCGGGTAGGCCGCCTGCGCCTGATGGCGCGTATCCAGTTCGTACGCGCCTTTATCAACAATGCCTTTTTCCTGGGCACATCCTGCCAGCAGCAATGCCAGCAGGAGGGTTGAGAGCGAACGCTTCATCGACGGGTTTTCACCGCCGTGCCGCTTACGCTGACCATCAGCATGCTGGCATCTTTCCCGACCGTTTCGTAGTCAATATCTATGCCCACCACCGCATCCGCGCCCAGTGCTTTGGCCTGCTCGCCCAGCTCTTTAAACGCAATTTCGCGGGCCTTACGCAGCTCTTTTTCGTACGCGCCGGAACGTCCGCCGACAATGTCCCGAATACCGGCAAAGAAGTCGCGGAAGATATTGGCGCCCAGAATCGCTTCGCCGGTCACCACGCCGCAGTACTCGGTAATCGGTTGTCCTTCCAGGGTTGGCGTTGTTGAAAACTGCATACTTTCTCTCCTTCTTTAGCGTTCAATGCGTTAGCAACAGCATTATCGGTTCGTTACGCTATGATTGAAAGGATAGTTAATAAATAAGGAAATCAACATGCGCTACTCTGCTTTAACGCTTTTAGTGCCATGCGCGCTGGTGCTCAGCGCCTGCACAACGCCGGTCACGCCAGCCTTTAAGGATATCGGAACCCGCAGCGGCCCTTGTATCGAGGGCGGCCCGGACGCCGTGGCGCAACAATTTTATGATTACCGTATTCAGCATCGCGGGAATGACATAACTGCCCTGCGCCCGTACCTGAGCGATAATCTGGCGAAACTGCTGAGCGATGCCACCCGCGATCCGCAGCACAATGCGTTGCTGTCATCCGATCCGTTCTCCAGCCGCGCCACGCTGCCGGACAGCGCTGAGGTCGCCAGCGCGTCCACCATTCCGAATACCGACGCACGCAATATTCCCCTGCGCGTGAAGCTGACCCAGGGGACGCAAACCTGGCAGGATGAGGTGCTGATGATTCGTGAAGGCCAGTGCTGGGCAGTCGACGATGTGCGCTACCTCGGTGGCAGCGTTCATGCCCCGGCTGGCACCCTTCGCCAGTCGATTGAGAACCGCTAAGGCATCCGTTAAATAAACGTTAACCCCGTAAAATGTCCGGCATTTCATGCGGAATGCCGACATTTATACTCGCCCCCCTTCCTCTTCACTATTTTGTGCTATGTTTAAGAGGAAACACGGGTTATATTTAACTTTTAACGCAGAAATATTGCATAACTATTCTGTCAACGGTACTATCTGCGGCCTCAATTGCTATAGATTGCCTGGATGAGTAAAGACTGCCCCGATGAGTATTAAACTAAACGGCATTAACTGCTTCTACGGCGCACACCAGGCGCTGTTCGACATTACGCTGAGTTGCCCGGAGGGCGAAACGCTGGTTTTGCTCGGCCCAAGTGGCGCGGGAAAAAGCTCCCTTCTGCGTGTTCTTAATCTGCTTGAAATGCCCCGTTCGGGCACGCTGGCCATCGCCGGTAACCATTTTGACTTCGCGAAAACCCCGTCTGATAAAGCGATTCGTGAACTGCGTCAAAACGTGGGCATGGTCTTTCAGCAATATAATCTCTGGCCGCATCTGACGGTGGTGCAAAACCTGATTGAAGCGCCGTGCCGCGTGCTCGGTTTAAGCAAAGACCAGGCAATGGCGCGAGCGGAAAAGCTGCTGGAACGTCTGCGTCTGAAGCCGTACAGCGATCGTTATCCTTTACATCTCTCTGGCGGTCAGCAACAGCGTGTGGCCATCGCCCGTGCGCTGATGATGGAGCCAGCGGTGCTGCTGTTTGATGAGCCAACCGCGGCGCTGGACCCGGAAATTACTGCCCAGATCGTGAGTATCATTCGTGAGCTGGCGGAAACCAACATTACCCAGGTCATCGTGACCCACGAAGTGGAAGTGGCGCGCAAAACCGCCAGCCGCGTGGTTTACATGGAAAACGGGTATATCGTTGAGCAGGGTGATGCGAGCTGCTTCACCAACCCGCAAACCGATGCCTTCAAAAACTACTTATCTCACTGATGTGTTAGGGAAATTATAATGAAAAAAGTCTTGATTGCCGCGCTGCTTGCTAGCGTCAGCCTTTCCGCTACCGCAGCCCAGACCATCCGTTTCGCCACTGAAGCGTCCTACCCTCCGTTTGAATCCATTGATGCGAACAACAAGATTGTTGGCTTCGACGTGGACCTGGCAAATGCCCTGTGTAAAGAGATCGACGCGACCTGTACCTTCAGCAACCAGGCGTTTGACAGCCTGATCCCAAGCCTGAAGTTCCGCCGTATCGACGCCGTGATGGCCGGTATGGACATCACTCCGGAGCGTGAGAAGCAGGTTCTGTTCACCACCCCTTACTATGACAACTCGGCGCTGTTCATTGGTCAGAAAGGTAAATATGCCTCCGTTGACCTGCTGAAAGGCAAGAAAGTCGGCGTGCAGAACGGCACCACGCACCAGAAATTCATCATGGATAAGCATCCGGAAATCACTACCGTGCCGTATGACAGCTACCAGAATGCGAAGCTGGATCTGCAAAACGGTCGTATCGATGCGGTGTTCGGGGACACGGCTGTCGTGACTGAATGGCTGAAAGCGAACGACAAGCTGGCCGCCGTGGGTGACAAGGTGACCGATAAAGACTACTTCGGTACAGGTCTGGGTATTGCCGTGCGTCAGGGCAACACCGAGTTGCAGCAGAAATTCAACGCGGCGCTGGAAAAAGTGAAGAAAGACGGCACCTACGAAACCATCTACAAAAAATGGTTCCAGAAGTAATTCCTGATGAATGAAATTTTTCCTTTAGCAAGCGCCGCCGGGATGACCGTCGGCCTTGCCGTTTGTGCACTGATTATCGGCCTGGTACTGGCGATGTTCTTTGCGGTGTGGGAGTCCGTTAAGTGGCGCCCTGTCGCATGGCTCGGTTCAGCGCTGGTGACTGTGCTGCGTGGGCTGCCGGAAATTCTGGTGGTCCTGTTTATCTATTTCGGTTCCTCACAGCTGCTGTTAACGCTGTCGGACGGCTTCACCCTTAATCTCGGCTTTGCGCAGATCCCGGTGCAGATGCAGATCGAGAACTTCGACGTCAGCCCGTTCCTGTGCGGCGTGATTGCGCTCTCCCTGCTCTATTCGGCCTATGCGTCACAAACGCTGCGCGGCGCGCTGAAAGCGGTGCCGCAGGGTCAGTGGGAATCCGGCCAGGCGCTGGGCTTGTCGAAAGCGGCGATCTTCTTCCGGCTGGTCATGCCGCAGATGTGGCGTCATGCCCTGCCAGGGCTGGGTAATCAGTGGCTGGTACTGTTGAAAGATACCGCGCTGGTGAGCCTGATCAGCGTGAACGATTTGATGCTGCAAACCAAAAGTATCGCCACCCGTACGCAGGAGCCTTTTACCTGGTACATCGTCGCGGCGGCTATCTACCTGGTGATCACGTTGCTGAGCCAGTACGTTCTGAAGCGTATTGATCTGCGCGCAACGCGTTTTGAACGGAGACCAGGCTGATGCTGGATTATTTACCCGAACTGATGAAAGGGCTGCACACCAGCCTGACGCTGACCGTCGCGTCTATCATCGTGGCGCTGATCCTGGCGCTGATCTTCACCATCGTCCTGACGCTGAAAACGCCGGTGCTGGTGTGGATTGTACGTGGCTACATTACGCTCTTTACCGGTACGCCGCTGCTGGTGCAGATCTTCCTGATTTACTACGGTCCGGGGCAGTTCCCGTCGCTACAGGAATATCCGGTTATCTGGCACCTGCTCTCTGAGCCATGGCTCTGCGCCCTGATTGCCCTCTCCCTGAACAGCGCGGCTTACACCACGCAGCTGTTTTACGGTGCGATCCGCGCGATCCCGGAAGGCCAGTGGCAGTCCTGCGGGGCGCTGGGCATGAGCAAGAAAGACACGCTGGCGATCCTGCTGCCCTACGCCTTTAAGCGCGCGCTCTCTTCCTATTCCAACGAAGTCGTTCTGGTGTTCAAAAGCACCTCGCTGGCCTACACCATCACCCTGATGGAAGTGATGGGCCATGGACAGCTGTTGTATGGACGCACCTACGACGTGATGGTGTTCGGTGCGGCGGGTCTGGTCTATCTGGTGGTCAACGGCCTGCTGACGCTGATGATGCGCCTGATCGAGCGTAAAGCGTTGGCGTTCGAGCGCAGAAATTAATCAGCTTAATGCATAAATCTGTTTTCACAGTGCGGGTAACCTGATGGGTTATCCGCATTTTTTTATGCTTTAAATAATATTTACTCATATTTATTGCATATAAATTCATTGAATGGCATTGTACATCCATGCCGCAGACACGGCGCATAATGACAAGACAGACGGGAGCATTACCATGAAAA is a window of Enterobacter hormaechei ATCC 49162 DNA encoding:
- a CDS encoding heavy metal-binding domain-containing protein: MQFSTTPTLEGQPITEYCGVVTGEAILGANIFRDFFAGIRDIVGGRSGAYEKELRKAREIAFKELGEQAKALGADAVVGIDIDYETVGKDASMLMVSVSGTAVKTRR
- a CDS encoding lipoprotein, translating into MRYSALTLLVPCALVLSACTTPVTPAFKDIGTRSGPCIEGGPDAVAQQFYDYRIQHRGNDITALRPYLSDNLAKLLSDATRDPQHNALLSSDPFSSRATLPDSAEVASASTIPNTDARNIPLRVKLTQGTQTWQDEVLMIREGQCWAVDDVRYLGGSVHAPAGTLRQSIENR
- the artP gene encoding arginine ABC transporter ATP-binding protein ArtP; this translates as MSIKLNGINCFYGAHQALFDITLSCPEGETLVLLGPSGAGKSSLLRVLNLLEMPRSGTLAIAGNHFDFAKTPSDKAIRELRQNVGMVFQQYNLWPHLTVVQNLIEAPCRVLGLSKDQAMARAEKLLERLRLKPYSDRYPLHLSGGQQQRVAIARALMMEPAVLLFDEPTAALDPEITAQIVSIIRELAETNITQVIVTHEVEVARKTASRVVYMENGYIVEQGDASCFTNPQTDAFKNYLSH
- the artI gene encoding arginine ABC transporter substrate-binding protein ArtI; its protein translation is MKKVLIAALLASVSLSATAAQTIRFATEASYPPFESIDANNKIVGFDVDLANALCKEIDATCTFSNQAFDSLIPSLKFRRIDAVMAGMDITPEREKQVLFTTPYYDNSALFIGQKGKYASVDLLKGKKVGVQNGTTHQKFIMDKHPEITTVPYDSYQNAKLDLQNGRIDAVFGDTAVVTEWLKANDKLAAVGDKVTDKDYFGTGLGIAVRQGNTELQQKFNAALEKVKKDGTYETIYKKWFQK
- the artQ gene encoding arginine ABC transporter permease ArtQ, which codes for MNEIFPLASAAGMTVGLAVCALIIGLVLAMFFAVWESVKWRPVAWLGSALVTVLRGLPEILVVLFIYFGSSQLLLTLSDGFTLNLGFAQIPVQMQIENFDVSPFLCGVIALSLLYSAYASQTLRGALKAVPQGQWESGQALGLSKAAIFFRLVMPQMWRHALPGLGNQWLVLLKDTALVSLISVNDLMLQTKSIATRTQEPFTWYIVAAAIYLVITLLSQYVLKRIDLRATRFERRPG
- the artM gene encoding arginine ABC transporter permease ArtM, with the protein product MLDYLPELMKGLHTSLTLTVASIIVALILALIFTIVLTLKTPVLVWIVRGYITLFTGTPLLVQIFLIYYGPGQFPSLQEYPVIWHLLSEPWLCALIALSLNSAAYTTQLFYGAIRAIPEGQWQSCGALGMSKKDTLAILLPYAFKRALSSYSNEVVLVFKSTSLAYTITLMEVMGHGQLLYGRTYDVMVFGAAGLVYLVVNGLLTLMMRLIERKALAFERRN